Part of the Danio rerio strain Tuebingen ecotype United States chromosome 12, GRCz12tu, whole genome shotgun sequence genome, AAAATACTTAATGACCTTCATTTAAAgagtttaaaaaactaaaatgacatttttccACAATCTGCAAATACAGCAGTTTATTCCCgtcttcaaaaaaaataaaaatgtttcattgCTCAGAAACTGTCACAATATGATTCTTACCCTTGCAAGATAAGGGTATGACTGCTCAGAATCCAGCCCCTTGTTTTCTTTAACATACTGGAAGGCCTGGTCCATGATGCCTCCATTACACCCTTGATTGCCCTGTGGTCTGGAACAGTCCACCAAGTTTTGCTCACTCATAGAAATCAGCTTTCCAGTTTTACGGAAGAGCTGACCTTCCAAGGCACCCGTTGAACTGAAAGACCAGCAAGATCCACATTGTTTCTAAAACCACAAAACAGAAGAGTCACCAAACAGTTAAGCTACAGATACACATACTGACATTTAATAGCCATTTATACATTAAACTGGGTTTACCAGATCAACTGTAAATAGATCAATTGTAATAGATGCAACTATAGGTCCTAAtttagcataaaacatttgcagttTTCAGTGACTTTAAACTCACCTGGTCTTTGACAGGAGTAACATAGCCCCTCTGTCTCCAGTCAACCTGTTGTGGTGCTGCAAAAAAGCTGGGTTCCATGAACAATGCACCCTTTGACGTCCGGTTAGGGTCCTGCTTATAACCATTCATTGCCTGTCTGAACTCCTCATTTGTCTAATAAAGAGATTGTAGTGAAATGTTAAAACAGCCTTACAAATAGTACTTTAAAAGGTATCGATAGCACCGCAAATTGAGAATTAAAGTAATTTTGCTGAAAATCTTTTAGAGCACACAGGGCTTAAATCTCCAATCTAGGATGTTGTTGACtgtaattgaatcatttaataaACACAACAACATTCTGATCTGGTTTCACACTTATGAATCTTGcattttaattgctttttttctctttttgacAATTTGGATTGTATAAAGCAATATAgatagtgaaataaatgactgtaattgactgTAATACTAAACTGCTCACCATGTCACCAAATTGATTCATTCCCATTTTAAAGGTGTGATTTCCTAAGGAATACTCAAAGTTGTGTTGCTCAATTTTTCTCAAGTTCTCCTCCCAAATCATTCTCCTCCCGACCTCTACGTCCTGGAGTAGAAAGTAGATACAGTATCAGCTATTGCAAAGCAACAGTTCAACATAAACACATGCACtgcatcattcattcatgttaAGCTGATACATGGCTACAGACTACAGTCTTCCCACCTCATGATAGCTTTTTCCATGCTGGCTCTTCCAGGAGTTCCAGTGGTCGTCTAACTGGATGTCTATAGATGGAGCAGTGAACACTGCACTTATGCACAGCGTGATGAGCAAAGCAAACATCATCCTGCCAGGAAgactaacagaaaaaaaaaacacaataatagtaaaaatctctatttaaagcaaatgtaaagaaaatttacaaacattaacaaaacactttaaacaGGCAACAGCACAAGCAGTTCACTTTACTGTGAGTTGAGCTAAATGTCACATTAATATAATACAAGCAATGTCTCCTATAAAGGAAAGGAGGGGGGGGGGAGAAAGATTTACACTTACCTTTCACAAGCAAACCTTGTTGACTGTAATTGCTTACAATTGAGTGTGTTTTATAGCCTGTCTGAACATAGAGACGGTCTCTCATTGGCTGACGTTGATGATGAAACTAGTCAATTTACAGCCAATCAGGTGCAGCAAGAGCTTCATCTTGTCATGTGATCCAGCATCACAAGATGAAGTATTCATCAATGGACTATGGTGATTCTTTATATTATTAGTAGACTGCAACAAGATTAAGGCaatcagaaatgttttgttatttccACAGTTTataaaaatcaacatttacaaTACACAAGTGGAAAGCATACTAGAATATGCTTCACTTGATTGGGGGatgtggagattttttttagGTTTGTTACATTCTGTTTGTTTCGTTTGTTTTAAtcattgtttgtgtttgtcacaTAAGGGTGTGTTTGACAAATTCCACATGCTTAGACAGAAACTAATCCAAGAGAATAATGCAAGAGGAAACACAGAGTCCATTTAGAAAACTGAGTATTTTAAATAGCATCAGGGGCTTCTGTTTGTACTCACTTTAAATgctaattacactgtaaaaaattgtacgtgctatttacaaaaaaaaaaaaaaagtgtggtaaCACTATTGCACGTAATATATTTAGGTAGTTTGAAAACGTGATTTATTTAGCTAAAACCACTTGACTGAATCATGTGAAAATTACAAAATCTTTTGAGTGATAGATgatgattttaatattattagtggAATGTGATTTTATAATTTAAGCAAATCCAccaccatttactcacatttatttttttagcaaaaaccaCTTGAATGAATCATGTGAAAATGACTAGGTTTTTTTGAGTTATAGATGATGATTTCAATCTTATTAGTGGAATGTGCTTTTTATAATTTAAGCAAATCAACCACCATTTAGTCAAATGCATTAATGAAAATTACtcattcataaaatgtaaaatatatagtttataataaaatacatacacaATGCATTTTTGCTATCATTTTATTACATGTTCCACTGATAACAAAATGGTACAATTTGTTAAACAAATCTATTTAAAAGGTACAGCAATGTTAAGCTCTGAAAAAAGTTCTTTATCCAtgtcatggaaaaaaaaattctgtcaacTTTCTTTTGTAGGAAGTCACATTTTAGACAAACTCACTTTTAGACAGAATTTGTGAATTGGACAACATATAAGACCAGTATAAAAGCTCTATCTCAAAATATTAGCAGCACAATGAATTAATCAGTTGATGCAGTTTGTGTTAGAAACTTAAAAGTTTGTTTGTGGGGGACTTTAATTTGGGGAATACTTGTATAAATCCAGTTCAGCAATTCTAGATTTTCCAAGCTAGCCATGACTCGCTCATCCTCCAAGACAATGCAGAAATCCTTATCGTAGGTCATTCCTCAGACAGCAATCCTCTGTGCAGTCtcacactgtaaaataaacattgtttattattgtgaaattatgCAATTGtaaatttcaaatgtttaaagtttacTAAAACAAATTAAGGAAATACATTAAGGAAATAAACCCTTTCTTTGTATCTCTGTGAACATTAATTCTTCAAAATGTTTGAGTAGACATTGCTGACTGATACTATAACACAAGTACACAAGTATTTTGACTTATAATGGACAAGGTGTTTTCAAAATGCATACtagtgtacaaataaataaatataaccaaGTTTATACAAGGAATAGTGCATTCAACAATGTAGTGActgagctatatatatatatatatatttttttttttttttttttttgtaaaaatgcaaaaatataaaatgcaGTTTTTTGAAAATCACAAAAATCTGAATCAGTCTAAGACACTTACATTGCACTGGATGAGCTGCTCCCCTTTTTTTACAAATAGACCAGCAACAGAGGACAACTTCTCTCGTCTTATCCCTGATTTAATGTGAGGTCTGATGCAACAAAAATTAAGAGATTAGTAATATtgcctaaaataataataataataataataataataataataataataataataatacactaataataacattataaaaattacctgctgttgcgcgcgtactgaagagcggtgttgtcgcgcgtgttctgatcagctgtgttgtcgcgcgcgtactcaagagcggtgttgtcgcgcgcgtactcagaccggtgttgtcgcgcgcctactgaagagcgggaccgagggtgtgccgcgtcgcgggggcacttttgatcattttggaagggcactttctatacAAAACTAAAAAggacatgtgcactgcacaggttgagccctatgtgtgcacgtgcctgctgtGCATAAACCCCATTGAATGGCTATAGCTTACATAGCTTAGCTTAGGCTAACCAACAAGATAACTGTTATTCGTCCACCTGCTTAAATGTTGCCTGATCGCTGGTGTTAAATATTACAATGCACATAATTTGTTCAGTTTCAATATACAATTCAGAATGAACATTAAAGCAAATCAATTTTAAATAGGAATGAGTGGTTAAAAATACCTGTGTATCCCTATATACATCGTAGCCTATGGCAGAAACTAGGCTCCCGAACAAGCTTGAACACCAGTGTCTTTCCTGAAAGAGCTTATATaagataataaaaatgaaaaactgttaaGGCTTACCTCTTAGCATGCTTACAGTTGATCTGCTTCTTCAAAATGTCGTCTGGTCACTGCCCTCGTTGAGATTCAAATGCAAACATCTCAATCAAATCTGCATAATTGAgtaaattttcttaaaataaaggtGAATCTATCTTTCCTCAATTTTATTAGCTTAACTGGTTTCTCAAAGTAAGCCTAATAATTGCTctggtttgcttaaaaaaataagtgaaatttATCTCTTGATTTTATTAGCAAAATCTTCTTAATACTTTATAATTCATCcagaatataaatgttttaaagaaaatatgtACTCACACTATgaacagttgccttgaactgggccaaagcacgcttgtccctccTCCCGTCTTCCCCGACGGCCCGCATTCACATTGCATTCGGGCCTGGgcgcgcttacgtcatcgatgatgtgctgtttagtagagaagcgctcttgctcagcacagtggagatttcctCCGTTATATcatttaagtcgtttgatatgcagtgacgcAGTCAAacattttgccgaacagatcagtGAGAGGTTAATGTCTTTAATAAAgtatgacagtttgcattcattaaaCAATAAGAATGATTACTTAATCCATATCAAACTGTCCCTTAAACGTCAagctcgctttcagtttcggactcaggcacattttgcactca contains:
- the zgc:174855 gene encoding uncharacterized protein LOC569326 precursor — protein: MMFALLITLCISAVFTAPSIDIQLDDHWNSWKSQHGKSYHEDVEVGRRMIWEENLRKIEQHNFEYSLGNHTFKMGMNQFGDMTNEEFRQAMNGYKQDPNRTSKGALFMEPSFFAAPQQVDWRQRGYVTPVKDQKQCGSCWSFSSTGALEGQLFRKTGKLISMSEQNLVDCSRPQGNQGCNGGIMDQAFQYVKENKGLDSEQSYPYLARDDLPCRYDPRFNVAKITGFVDIPRGNELALMNAVAAVGPVSVAIDASHQSLQFYQSGIYYERACTSRLDHAVLVVGYGYQGADVAGNRYWIVKNSWSDKWGDKGYIYMAKDKNNHCGIATMASYPLM